The Candidatus Alcyoniella australis genome window below encodes:
- a CDS encoding DUF799 family lipoprotein, with protein sequence MRVLNYGRAAVLLLIMLCALALIACSSAQKHYTSPDFDPFRMLSVAVLPPFNATADMDAPEAFRPIVEQELRDRGYNVLSSGTVDQLMQDEGMYVAEDLHLLDMQDLYEIFGTDAVLFTTVTVWKKTFLVQYASITVGARFELVEVPSGEVIWWWDDRVVDLRVGVDRETTAQTWIFALSPYEPYVRQVSQRAFSTLP encoded by the coding sequence ATTACGGCCGCGCGGCCGTTTTACTGCTGATTATGCTCTGCGCCTTGGCCTTGATCGCGTGCAGCAGTGCGCAGAAGCATTACACGTCCCCGGACTTCGACCCCTTTCGCATGCTCAGCGTGGCCGTGCTGCCGCCGTTCAACGCCACGGCCGATATGGACGCGCCCGAGGCGTTCCGGCCGATCGTCGAGCAGGAGCTGCGCGACCGCGGCTACAACGTGCTCTCCTCGGGCACGGTGGACCAGCTGATGCAGGACGAAGGCATGTACGTGGCCGAGGATCTGCACTTGCTGGACATGCAGGACCTCTACGAGATCTTCGGCACCGACGCGGTGTTGTTCACCACCGTGACGGTTTGGAAGAAGACGTTTTTAGTGCAATACGCCTCGATTACCGTGGGCGCACGTTTCGAGTTGGTCGAAGTGCCCTCGGGCGAGGTTATATGGTGGTGGGACGACCGGGTGGTCGACCTGCGCGTGGGAGTCGATCGGGAGACCACGGCCCAGACCTGGATTTTTGCGCTGTCGCCCTACGAGCCCTACGTGCGGCAGGTCAGCCAGCGAGCGTTCTCCACTTTGCCCTGA